A single genomic interval of Sceloporus undulatus isolate JIND9_A2432 ecotype Alabama chromosome 2, SceUnd_v1.1, whole genome shotgun sequence harbors:
- the CTSL gene encoding procathepsin L translates to MKVYLCLLALAVETCFAAPSVDPALDSHWDAWKSWHGKNYAEKEEGWRRMIWEKNLKMIELHNLEHSMGKHSFTLGMNQFGDMNNEEFRQVMNGYKHSKTAKKYRGSEFLQPNFVELPKSVDWREKGYVTPVKNQGHCGSCWAFSATGALEGQHFRKTGKLVSLSEQNLVDCSQAEGNEGCNGGLMDQAFQYILDNGGIDSEDSYPYIAKDDEDCLYKSEFNAANDTGFIDIEPGREHALMEAVATVGPVSVAIDAGHSTFQFYKSGIYYEPECSSEDLDHGVLAVGYGFEGTDPENKKKKYWIVKNSWSEAWGDKGYILMAKDRENNCGIATAASYPLV, encoded by the exons ATGAAGGTCTATCTGTGTTTACTGGCCCTTGCGGTGGAGACATGCTTTGCTGCTCCCAGCGTAGACCCTGCTCTGGATAGTCATTGGGACGCATGGAAGTCATGGCATGGCAAGAACTATGCTGAG AAAGAGGAAGGCTGGAGAAGAATGATCTGGGAGAAGAATCTGAAGATGATTGAATTGCACAACCTGGAACACAGCATGGGCAAGCATAGCTTCACCCTGGGAATGAATCAATTTGGAGACATG aACAATGAAGAGTTCAGGCAAGTGATGAATGGTTATAAGCACTCCAAGACAGCAAAGAAATACAGAGGATCTGAGTTTCTTCAACCAAACTTTGTGGAGCTTCCAAAATCTGTTGACTGGAGGGAAAAGGGATATGTAACTCCAGTGAAGAATCAG GGTCATTGTGGTTCTTGCTGGGCATTCAGTGCAACTGGAGCCCTTGAAGGACAACATTTTCGCAAAACCGGCAAGCTGGTCTCCTTGAGTGAACAAAACCTTGTGGATTGCTCTCAGGCTGAAGGAAATGAAGGCTGCAATGGGGGTCTTATGGACCAGGCTTTCCAGTATATTCTGGACAATGGTGGCATTGATTCTGAGGACTCCTACCCTTACATTGCCAAG GATGATGAAGATTGCCTGTACAAATCCGAATTCAATGCTGCTAATGACACTGGATTTATTGATATCGAACCAGGACGTGAGCATGCCCTCATGGAGGCAGTGGCTACTGTTGGGCCAGTCTCTGTTGCTATTGATGCTGGTCACTCCACTTTCCAGTTCTATAAGTCAG GAATTTACTATGAACCAGAATGCAGCAGTGAAGATCTGGATCATGGTGTTCTTGCTGTTGGTTATGGATTTGAGGGAACAGATCccgaaaacaagaagaaaaagtacTGGATTGTCAAAAACAG